The Eleutherodactylus coqui strain aEleCoq1 chromosome 10, aEleCoq1.hap1, whole genome shotgun sequence genome contains the following window.
tttgtttgccgctcgacatttcgcgcggccgtctgcataggagtgcgtattgtaatgcactcctatgcaggctttcagtggcggaaatcccgtggataatcctgccgcgggatttccgcccgtgtgcaggcggccttaagtagTAAAAGATAAGAAAAATGGTATAAACAAACAGTATCTTCATAATgctacagaatcatagaatgaagTTACGTGCTGCGATCAATGTAGATGCCACGATCAACGTCATTGTCCTTCTGCTATGTAGTcgcggagggctgatgggttgccatgacaaacGGATGCCAGACAGTGGCTTgtgctattgtaagtgataatacactgcaatacttctgtactgcaatgcattatcaaagCGATCATAGTGTCGCAGGTTTAAGTCCCCTACGGGAATATAAGAGCTgttagtaaataaataaaagcaagccctcacatggccatgtggacggaaaaataacaaaaatggcTTTTGAAAGGGAgacatgaaaatcccccaaaaatccttatggccaaaataggccatgtttttaaaggggttttgccgtCTAGACAACCCATTTCCATAGCCCGTTAGTGAATTTGCGTTACTAGAGGGCGTCCTTTGTTCTGGATCGTGAACCAAAGGAGGGAGCAGTTAGAAGAAGCATCTCTCTATGGAGGACccgtcctgtcctgcattacacagagcCTATTGAATGGACACTGTAATGCCTCATctctcctgtggtggcactgcaggtaaACTGAACACTTTCTCACAGgttttccccacagattacagttgATCGCCGAGGGTCCCAGCAGGGAGAGACCCTTCCCGAGTTGCTTATTATCAAGGGACCTTTCTAATAAGTATTGAAAGTGAACAAACCACCTAACTCTGTGTATTAGTTTTGCCATAAACGTTCCTTTGATATGCAGGTTCTGCTCCCCTAATGGTGTGTGTTGTTTTAGAAAAAGAAGGCGAAAAGTGGCCGCCATTCATATCCGTAGAGCCGCTTATTAACGGGGAACTCGAGGATCACATAGGTGAAAGTCCAACCAGACAGCTCTTGGGCTGCCTATAGGTCGTCAGATGATGGTTGTTCTGCTGGGCTATAGTTGATGTTCTTGTACATGCTGCAGCCTTTTCCGTTGACCTCTTGATCAGCATGGACATCCCTTCGCCTCTCTTGGTTTGGTTGTGGAAGTATTTATGAAGGTTACACTGAAGGGCCACATTATTGCAGCGGCCGGCTCTTTCACAATTACAACTTTCCTGTATAGAGTTTCACCTCgtcaccccggagtgcagcataaaaccacgtgacaagttctccgtggatcagtttcagtgtgaatccacattagatgggaaaatccagcgatctgagtcattccaacgaggccggtcatcggtgctagactagccaggccaggatttcactgccaaccatgtgggttttctcatgcagcgatgtggagagtatactaagAATGGCATAATTGAGGAAAAACCTCCATCAAAagggacggaaacaactcatcactgaaaggggtcagaagaggatgtcaggaatcgtactgatgctgcacagtcaagagcaacCGAATCTAAAGCTGGTGCTCCCACTAATGTATCTGAACCCAcatcctgttcctgatgcacataacagcagacgaccagttgcAGAGCCAGAAAGGTGAGAGTCCGGTGGGCCAAAGAACGCAAAACATGTATCACTGACCCggcccagatttctgttgcaccccTCGACTCCTTTGATACTTATGGATAGACCTGCCGCCGTTTTGAAGCAAGTCCTGgccctactagatggggtctctattAAAGTGGGCACCAGCCCCCCCCCTCCTGACCGATTCAGCCGTGAGCGTGGACATCCAGAGGTGTCAGCTGCCGGATGTGCGGCTTGTGATGGCGGTATTATTTAGGACACTATTTAGCACCGCAGCACGGACAAACAATTATACGCCGGACGGGATTAAAAATGTTGCATAAACATGCTTTGTGTCTTGCTTCATTGAGCGTCACAATGTATCGGAAAAGTGGCGAAGCGTGAGCGCCGGGATACTCCGATTATTCTGCTACGTAtgttgtgtgtatgtatatacatttggaaatatattttataattacttttttttccgttGGCCTTAAAGCATCGTCTCGCCCTCGGCGTCCGGCGTAGATAATACCGCAGGGCGCTTTCTTCCGTCTGACAGACAAAACTTGTTTCACTTTTCATTCGTACCCTAGAGAGTCTGACATAGAAATGCTAATTCCGGGCCCGTGTCCTGCGGGAGCCTGCGGGGAATCCTTTGTCTGCGGCTGGCTCTGTTGTGGTACTTTTGTGAgcctcccccctcctctgtgcTCGCCGTGTCAGCATATCTCATGTTTTTATTATCTTATTTCAGAGGTGGCGCAGAGCTGCTGTTCCGGGGAATCAAAAAACATCACGTGACGTTGCCCGACCGACCGGATCCTTGTGAGTACCCTCCGTGTAACAAGCCGTGATAAGTGGCgcggttgtatataggagacacttCTTCCACATTCGAGGCAATGCCCGCC
Protein-coding sequences here:
- the URM1 gene encoding ubiquitin-related modifier 1 isoform X1 produces the protein MSGIVLMLHSQEQPNLKLVLPLMYLNPHPVPDAHNSRRPVAEPERGGAELLFRGIKKHHVTLPDRPDPWDIRLLLVWIKENLLKERPELFIQGDTVRPGILVLINDADWELMGELDYKLQDQDNIVFISTLHGG